In the genome of Corynebacterium glucuronolyticum DSM 44120, the window GGGGAGGCGAAGTAGACCCGTGTCTCGGAGACGTCGGCAAAAGTCTTGCGTGAGGGGGAACCATCGCATTGGGGACCCGTGATGTAGTGGGCGGTGAGAAGCGTGCCTACCTTGCCGCTCTGGTTCTCCCACCGGCGGATAGCCTCCGCTTGCGTGTGGGGCTTGCCGGTCAACTGGCCGTCGATAAGCAGCATTGAATCGCAGCCGACCGTCACGTCTGCGGGGTAAACCGGAGCCACTGTCTCGCACTTCGCCTGAGCCAACGCCGCCACCCGCTCGCGTGGCGGAGCGGTCTCCAACCGGGCGAGGATCGTCTCCTCATCCACATCGGCGGGATGGACAATAGGTTCCACCCCCGCGTTGTGGAGCAGCATGAGACGGGAAGCAGAACCGGAAGCCAAAACCAAGCGCATGCCCGCCATTATCGCATAGAAAACCGCCCCGGTTGCGACCGGTTCACGGACGCGCGGGACGGTAGGGCGAGAGGAATTATTCCGTTACCTCTTTGGTGTCCGGGGTAGTAGTGGCTTTCGCCGCCTTGCCCATGTTGAAGACCCACTTGTAGGAGCCGTACAGCAGGGCAACGAAGACGATGAGTCCGACCCAGTTGGCCGCACCCTCGAAGGAATCCGGCACAACTTGCAGCGGGCTGGACACGCCAGACCCCGCGATGATGCCGGCGTTCAGCACACCGAACAGGGACTCGCCGACGATGAGGCCCGTAGCCATGAGCACGCCGAGGCGCTTCATCTGGCCCGCAATCGAGCCGTGCTTATCTGCCCACTTATCGTAGAAGTAGCCGATGAATGCACCGATCGGGACGGTGCAGGTCACGGTGATAGGCAGGTACATGCCCATGCCGACAGCGAGCGGCGGAAGGTGGAACTTGCCCTTGGTAGAGCGGCCAAGCAGCTCGTCGATGGCGACAATAGCGCAGCCGATCAGCGCGCCGGTGCCGATGAGACCCCAATCGAGGGAACCACCAAAGATACCGGTGGCCAACGATGTCATGAGGGCCGCCTGCGGAGCAGCGAGGGCATCGGGGCCTGCGCCCTCCATGCCGGCGAAACCGAAGCCGGTCAGCATGAGCTGCAGCACCGGCGGGATGACAGCAGCACCGAAGATCACGCCGATGATGAGCGCGACCTGCTGGCGCCACGGGGTTGCGGCAACGAGCTGGCCTGTCTTC includes:
- a CDS encoding Maf family protein, with protein sequence MRLVLASGSASRLMLLHNAGVEPIVHPADVDEETILARLETAPPRERVAALAQAKCETVAPVYPADVTVGCDSMLLIDGQLTGKPHTQAEAIRRWENQSGKVGTLLTAHYITGPQCDGSPSRKTFADVSETRVYFASPTRRDIEAYAASGEPLPCAGAFTLEALGSWFIDRIEGDPSGVIGLSIPTLRRALYSLGIDASSLWNR